One window from the genome of Strix uralensis isolate ZFMK-TIS-50842 chromosome 22, bStrUra1, whole genome shotgun sequence encodes:
- the PLEKHM1 gene encoding pleckstrin homology domain-containing family M member 1 isoform X1, giving the protein MHSSHADDPKEAIQLIKKQLVNAIKALQKQYVTSDAVVTSDDGNANTLCSTLEAVFVHGLKAKHIKTESGGKGKKAGGRGPLPQPVFWGLLKSITHRNIVSELEQLIFINTDVGRCRAWLRLALNDGLVECYLKLLLRERSRLPEYYQATALLLDAEECEFLLSYLQGLSSLTFELSYKSAVLNEWTITPLSLSGLCPVSELLEPLTSSTSEPHRKASLGSISQSSGSDEIEIQPSVLPIGKASSKIKLTSSSLSLNTTSSSQLSSSLGSDSVLPAHCARSPERSEEPLSCDSALGTATTEDLDRSLQEVLSEFSKAKPSLEAPEGRLVPSTLGCSPRQPACPPAPSPGPPAPAARQQPPPDSPGCAGPSAAVAAGDGDVAPRAGGTAGVWAPRRGGPSRGETGGSGTVGVSDVSQAVRSPTAEYLLSPLLGCPKRKSWISEDDFYRPSPGESSENTADTNGFGPEEAGEGLAPGLISALDLERLSVPSSESGKPKMSPEREQKGFSVVHRRQMGLSNPFRGLLKLGSLERRGAMGIWKEFSCELSPLELRLFLDHEDRICVESYSLLRCESLALTHSDGRFELVFLGKKLYLRAPSRDEAEDWLDRIREALQKCRPQLEEEEWETLEYPEDGGEGQPIQSDSTALLQYSDVPGNSFDWTPAHEPELDAIKEAVLYVDVDKTWVPFIFSLSLETLKCFKVRNNDKILSNSYGIETIQDILPDTSLGGPAFFKVITSKAVLKLQAENAEEAASWRELVRGVLTSYLESAEEALTLGGSLDGHSQVILKNIVKENGFLLQYLVAIPMEKGLDSQSFICAGCSRQIGFSFAKPKLCAFSGLYYCDSCHRDEETVIPSRLIHNWDLTKRGVCRQALKFLTQIRNQPLIDLKLVNESLYDHVERMGRIRRSREQLKLLGDYLIMCRSGALKELSKRLDHRHYLLECPHKYSVTDLRQIADGVFETFLQSLLQFASHHVYNCDLCTQRGFICQICNSSDIIFPFEFDTTTRCSKCKTVFHRDCQAGAKSCPRCERRQRYLRKLEAEASAEPSL; this is encoded by the exons atgcaTTCGAGCCACGCCGATGACCCCAAGGAAGCCATACAG CTGATCAAGAAGCAACTGGTGAATGCCATCAAGGCGTTGCAGAAGCAGTACGTGACCTCGGATGCTGTTGTAACCAGTGACGATGGGAACGCAAACACCCTCTGCAGCACCCTGGAAGCCGTCTTTGTGCATGGGCTGAAGGCGAAGCATATAAAGACAGAGAgtggggggaaagggaagaaagcagGGGGTCGGGGACCCCTTCCCCAGCCGGTCTTTTGGGGTCTGCTGAAGAGCATCACCCATCG aaATATTGTCTCAGAGCTGGAACAACTCATCTTTATCAATACGGACGTTGGCCGCTGCCGAGCCTGGCTGAGGCTGGCTTTGAACGATGGCCTCGTGGAGTGTTACTTGAAGCTGCTGCTGCGGGAGAGGTCCCGGCTGCCCGAATACTACCAGGCGACCGCTCTGCTCTTAGATGCTGAAGAGTGTGAGTTTCTCCTTAGCTACTTGCAGGGCTTATCGTCCTTAACCTTCGAGCTCTCCTATAAATCAGCAGTTTTGAACGAGTGGACTATCACCCCTCTGTCCCTGTCTGGTCTGTGTCCTGTTTCGGAGCTGTTGGAGCCTCTCACGTCCTCAACATCCGAACCCCACAGAAAAGCCTCGCTGGGTTCGATCTCCCAATCATCAGGATCAGATGAGATCGAGATTCAACCTTCCGTCCTACCCATTGGCAAAGCCAGCAGCAAAATCAAGCTCACGTCGTCCTCGTTGAGCCTTAACACCACGAGCTCgtcccagctctcctccagcctgggctccGACAGCGTCCTCCCCGCTCACTGCGCCCGCAGCCCCGAGCGCAGCGAGGAGCCGCTCTCCTGCGACTCCGCCCTGGGGACGGCCACCACTGAGGACCTGGACAGGTCACTGCAAGA GGTGTTGTCCGAATTCAGCAAAGCCAAGCCAAGCCTGGAAGCCCCAGAGGGACGGCTGGTCCCCAGCACACTGGGCTGCTCCCCCCGGCAGCCcgcctgccccccagccccatcacctggccccccggccccggcagctCGCCAGCAGCCGCCCCCCGACAGTCCAGGCTGCGCTGGGCCGAGCGCTGCGGTGGCCGCTGGCGATGGGGATGTGGCACCACGAGCCGGCGGCACGGCTGGCGTTTGGGCCCCACGGCGTGGTGGTCCGAGCAGAGGAGAGACAGGCGGCAGCGGCACGGTGGGCGTCAGCGACGTGAGCCAGGCAGTCCGCAGCCCGACGGCAGAATACCTCCTCTCTCCGCTGCTGGGTTGTCCG aaaagaaagagctgGATCTCGGAAGATGATTTCTACAGACCTTCTCCAGGAGAGAGCAGCGAAAACACGGCCGACACCAACGGCTTTGGGCCAGAGGAGGCTGGCGAGGGGCTGGCCCCAGGGCTCATTAGTGCTCTGGACTTGGAAAGGCTGTCGGTGCCATCCTCAGAGAGTGGGAAGCCCAAAATGTCACCTGAACGGGAACAAAAGGGCTTCAGCGTTGTGCATCGCAGGCAGATGG GTCTTTCCAACCCTTTCCGAGGGCTCCTGAAGCTGGGCAGCCTGGAGCGGAGAGGAGCCATGGGGATATGGAAGGAGTTTTCCTGCGAGCTGTCGCCACTGGAGCTCCGGCTCTTCCTGGACCACGAGGACCGCATCTGTGTCGAGAGCTATTCCCTGCTGCGGTGCGAGTCGCTGGCGCTGACGCACTCGGACGGCCGTTTTGAGCTggttttcctggggaaaaaactCTACCTACGAGCTCCTTCTCGAGACGAGGCCGAGGACTGGTTGGACAGGATCCGTGAGGCTCTGCAGAAGTGCCGgcctcagctggaggaggaggagtgggagacACTGGAGTATCCAGAAGATGGTGGCGAAGGCCAGCCCATCCAGAGCGACTCCACTGCTCTTCTCCAGTACAGTGATGTGCCTGGGAACAGCTTTGACTGGACTCCAGCTCATGAACCGGAGCTGGATGCAATAAAAGAGGCTGTTCTGTACGTGGACGTAGACAAAACCTGggtcccttttattttttccctgtctctAGAAACTTTAAAGTGCTTTAAGGTCAGGAACAACGACAAAATTTTAAGCAACAGTTATGGTATAGAGACCATCCAGGACATCCTTCCAGACACGAGCCTTGGGGGACCCGCGTTCTTCAAGGTGATCACCTCCAAAGCTGTCCTGAAGCTGCAGGCTGAGAACGCAGAAGAAGCGGCCTCGTGGAGGGAGCTGGTCCGAGGGGTGCTCACGTCCTACCTGGAGAGCGCGGAGGAGGCGCTGACGCTGGGTGGCAGCTTGGACGGGCATTCCCAGGTCATCCTGAAGAACATCGTGAAGGAAAATGGCTTCTTGTTGCAATACCTGGTGGCCATCCCCATGGAGAAAGGCCTGGACTCGCAGAGCTTCATCTGTGCAG GCTGCTCCAGGCAGATCGGCTTCTCCTTCGCGAAGCCCAAGCTCTGCGCCTTCTCCGGCCTCTACTACTGCGACAGCTGCCACCGGGACGAGGAGACGGTGATTCCTTCACGCCTCATCCACAACTGGGATCTGACAAAACGAGGG GTTTGCCGTCAGGCTTTGAAGTTCCTCACCCAGATCCGTAACCAGCCGCTGATCGACCTGAAGCTGGTCAACGAAAGCCTCTACGACCACGTGGAGAGGATGGGACGGATCCGCCGGAGCAGGGAACAGCTGAAGCTGCTGGGAGATTATCTCATCATGTGCCGGAGCGGAGCCCTGAAGGAGCTGAGCAAGCG GCTTGACCACAGGCACTACCTCTTGGAGTGTCCCCACAAATACAGCGTCACTGATCTGAGGCAG ATCGCTGACGGCGTCTTTGAGACCTTCctgcagtctctgctccagtttGCTTCCCATCACGTCTACAACTGCGACCTGTGCACCCAGCGCGGCTTCATCTGCCAGATCTGCAACAGCAGCGACATCATTTTTCCCTTCGAGTTTGACACTACCACCAG GTGCAGCAAATGCAAAACCGTCTTCCACCGGGACTGCCAAGCCGGCGCCAAGTCGTGCCCCCGCTGCGAGCGCCGGCAGAGGTACCTGCGAAAGCTGGAGGCGGAGGCCAGCGCCGAGCCCAGCCTGTAG
- the PLEKHM1 gene encoding pleckstrin homology domain-containing family M member 1 isoform X2 translates to MERNIVSELEQLIFINTDVGRCRAWLRLALNDGLVECYLKLLLRERSRLPEYYQATALLLDAEECEFLLSYLQGLSSLTFELSYKSAVLNEWTITPLSLSGLCPVSELLEPLTSSTSEPHRKASLGSISQSSGSDEIEIQPSVLPIGKASSKIKLTSSSLSLNTTSSSQLSSSLGSDSVLPAHCARSPERSEEPLSCDSALGTATTEDLDRSLQEVLSEFSKAKPSLEAPEGRLVPSTLGCSPRQPACPPAPSPGPPAPAARQQPPPDSPGCAGPSAAVAAGDGDVAPRAGGTAGVWAPRRGGPSRGETGGSGTVGVSDVSQAVRSPTAEYLLSPLLGCPKRKSWISEDDFYRPSPGESSENTADTNGFGPEEAGEGLAPGLISALDLERLSVPSSESGKPKMSPEREQKGFSVVHRRQMGLSNPFRGLLKLGSLERRGAMGIWKEFSCELSPLELRLFLDHEDRICVESYSLLRCESLALTHSDGRFELVFLGKKLYLRAPSRDEAEDWLDRIREALQKCRPQLEEEEWETLEYPEDGGEGQPIQSDSTALLQYSDVPGNSFDWTPAHEPELDAIKEAVLYVDVDKTWVPFIFSLSLETLKCFKVRNNDKILSNSYGIETIQDILPDTSLGGPAFFKVITSKAVLKLQAENAEEAASWRELVRGVLTSYLESAEEALTLGGSLDGHSQVILKNIVKENGFLLQYLVAIPMEKGLDSQSFICAGCSRQIGFSFAKPKLCAFSGLYYCDSCHRDEETVIPSRLIHNWDLTKRGVCRQALKFLTQIRNQPLIDLKLVNESLYDHVERMGRIRRSREQLKLLGDYLIMCRSGALKELSKRLDHRHYLLECPHKYSVTDLRQIADGVFETFLQSLLQFASHHVYNCDLCTQRGFICQICNSSDIIFPFEFDTTTRCSKCKTVFHRDCQAGAKSCPRCERRQRYLRKLEAEASAEPSL, encoded by the exons ATGGAAAG aaATATTGTCTCAGAGCTGGAACAACTCATCTTTATCAATACGGACGTTGGCCGCTGCCGAGCCTGGCTGAGGCTGGCTTTGAACGATGGCCTCGTGGAGTGTTACTTGAAGCTGCTGCTGCGGGAGAGGTCCCGGCTGCCCGAATACTACCAGGCGACCGCTCTGCTCTTAGATGCTGAAGAGTGTGAGTTTCTCCTTAGCTACTTGCAGGGCTTATCGTCCTTAACCTTCGAGCTCTCCTATAAATCAGCAGTTTTGAACGAGTGGACTATCACCCCTCTGTCCCTGTCTGGTCTGTGTCCTGTTTCGGAGCTGTTGGAGCCTCTCACGTCCTCAACATCCGAACCCCACAGAAAAGCCTCGCTGGGTTCGATCTCCCAATCATCAGGATCAGATGAGATCGAGATTCAACCTTCCGTCCTACCCATTGGCAAAGCCAGCAGCAAAATCAAGCTCACGTCGTCCTCGTTGAGCCTTAACACCACGAGCTCgtcccagctctcctccagcctgggctccGACAGCGTCCTCCCCGCTCACTGCGCCCGCAGCCCCGAGCGCAGCGAGGAGCCGCTCTCCTGCGACTCCGCCCTGGGGACGGCCACCACTGAGGACCTGGACAGGTCACTGCAAGA GGTGTTGTCCGAATTCAGCAAAGCCAAGCCAAGCCTGGAAGCCCCAGAGGGACGGCTGGTCCCCAGCACACTGGGCTGCTCCCCCCGGCAGCCcgcctgccccccagccccatcacctggccccccggccccggcagctCGCCAGCAGCCGCCCCCCGACAGTCCAGGCTGCGCTGGGCCGAGCGCTGCGGTGGCCGCTGGCGATGGGGATGTGGCACCACGAGCCGGCGGCACGGCTGGCGTTTGGGCCCCACGGCGTGGTGGTCCGAGCAGAGGAGAGACAGGCGGCAGCGGCACGGTGGGCGTCAGCGACGTGAGCCAGGCAGTCCGCAGCCCGACGGCAGAATACCTCCTCTCTCCGCTGCTGGGTTGTCCG aaaagaaagagctgGATCTCGGAAGATGATTTCTACAGACCTTCTCCAGGAGAGAGCAGCGAAAACACGGCCGACACCAACGGCTTTGGGCCAGAGGAGGCTGGCGAGGGGCTGGCCCCAGGGCTCATTAGTGCTCTGGACTTGGAAAGGCTGTCGGTGCCATCCTCAGAGAGTGGGAAGCCCAAAATGTCACCTGAACGGGAACAAAAGGGCTTCAGCGTTGTGCATCGCAGGCAGATGG GTCTTTCCAACCCTTTCCGAGGGCTCCTGAAGCTGGGCAGCCTGGAGCGGAGAGGAGCCATGGGGATATGGAAGGAGTTTTCCTGCGAGCTGTCGCCACTGGAGCTCCGGCTCTTCCTGGACCACGAGGACCGCATCTGTGTCGAGAGCTATTCCCTGCTGCGGTGCGAGTCGCTGGCGCTGACGCACTCGGACGGCCGTTTTGAGCTggttttcctggggaaaaaactCTACCTACGAGCTCCTTCTCGAGACGAGGCCGAGGACTGGTTGGACAGGATCCGTGAGGCTCTGCAGAAGTGCCGgcctcagctggaggaggaggagtgggagacACTGGAGTATCCAGAAGATGGTGGCGAAGGCCAGCCCATCCAGAGCGACTCCACTGCTCTTCTCCAGTACAGTGATGTGCCTGGGAACAGCTTTGACTGGACTCCAGCTCATGAACCGGAGCTGGATGCAATAAAAGAGGCTGTTCTGTACGTGGACGTAGACAAAACCTGggtcccttttattttttccctgtctctAGAAACTTTAAAGTGCTTTAAGGTCAGGAACAACGACAAAATTTTAAGCAACAGTTATGGTATAGAGACCATCCAGGACATCCTTCCAGACACGAGCCTTGGGGGACCCGCGTTCTTCAAGGTGATCACCTCCAAAGCTGTCCTGAAGCTGCAGGCTGAGAACGCAGAAGAAGCGGCCTCGTGGAGGGAGCTGGTCCGAGGGGTGCTCACGTCCTACCTGGAGAGCGCGGAGGAGGCGCTGACGCTGGGTGGCAGCTTGGACGGGCATTCCCAGGTCATCCTGAAGAACATCGTGAAGGAAAATGGCTTCTTGTTGCAATACCTGGTGGCCATCCCCATGGAGAAAGGCCTGGACTCGCAGAGCTTCATCTGTGCAG GCTGCTCCAGGCAGATCGGCTTCTCCTTCGCGAAGCCCAAGCTCTGCGCCTTCTCCGGCCTCTACTACTGCGACAGCTGCCACCGGGACGAGGAGACGGTGATTCCTTCACGCCTCATCCACAACTGGGATCTGACAAAACGAGGG GTTTGCCGTCAGGCTTTGAAGTTCCTCACCCAGATCCGTAACCAGCCGCTGATCGACCTGAAGCTGGTCAACGAAAGCCTCTACGACCACGTGGAGAGGATGGGACGGATCCGCCGGAGCAGGGAACAGCTGAAGCTGCTGGGAGATTATCTCATCATGTGCCGGAGCGGAGCCCTGAAGGAGCTGAGCAAGCG GCTTGACCACAGGCACTACCTCTTGGAGTGTCCCCACAAATACAGCGTCACTGATCTGAGGCAG ATCGCTGACGGCGTCTTTGAGACCTTCctgcagtctctgctccagtttGCTTCCCATCACGTCTACAACTGCGACCTGTGCACCCAGCGCGGCTTCATCTGCCAGATCTGCAACAGCAGCGACATCATTTTTCCCTTCGAGTTTGACACTACCACCAG GTGCAGCAAATGCAAAACCGTCTTCCACCGGGACTGCCAAGCCGGCGCCAAGTCGTGCCCCCGCTGCGAGCGCCGGCAGAGGTACCTGCGAAAGCTGGAGGCGGAGGCCAGCGCCGAGCCCAGCCTGTAG